A genomic segment from Halogeometricum sp. S3BR5-2 encodes:
- a CDS encoding ATP-dependent DNA helicase, which produces MDPDRILPSFPAPSYRGAQERALRDVRDAFAAGNDVVLVRAPTGSGKSLLARAIAGAARTTEEAKPAKATDAYYTTPQVSQLDDVAEDELLDDLSVIRGKSNYTCILNGETDTPVDRAPCARQKGFDCTVRHRCPYFSDRAIASNRQIAAMTLAYFMQTAGSDVFRQRDVVVIDEAHGLAEWAEMYATIDLNPRTVPVWDDVGVPDVTAADDPLERTVRFAEALVQVCSDAKDELLRRSELTPEEAARRDRLQELISELKWFVQDYRDPESPTTWVVDQFGGEGEPLTVKPLDPARYLKHTVWDRGNRHALLSATILNKEAFCRSVGLDPSNVALVDVEHTFPVENRPLYDVTQGKMTYEHRDETLPKIARLLVRLMAKHPDEKGLVHCHSYAIQSELRKRLAQLGLGNRVRGHDRENRDAELETWKASTGADVFLSVKMEEALDLNGDLCRWQVVCKAPYLNTNDSRVAHRLDEGQWAWYRRAALRTVIQACGRVVRAPDDYGATYLADSSLLQLFDRTRSEMPAWFAEQVDRMSTPDLPEFDQEAAGGRGRGGSGGVSRAGSTSSARRSRSSSRSDSGSGGATGSGGGARTNPSDGGEGGNAGNDGDDSRSNHPLSDVWGDS; this is translated from the coding sequence GTGGACCCCGACCGAATCCTCCCGTCGTTCCCGGCGCCGAGTTACCGCGGCGCGCAGGAACGGGCCCTCCGCGACGTGCGCGACGCCTTCGCCGCCGGCAACGACGTGGTGCTCGTCCGCGCGCCGACGGGAAGCGGCAAGTCGCTCCTCGCGCGCGCCATCGCGGGGGCCGCCCGGACGACCGAGGAGGCGAAACCCGCGAAGGCGACCGACGCCTACTACACGACGCCGCAGGTGTCGCAACTGGACGACGTCGCCGAGGACGAACTCTTAGACGACCTGAGCGTCATCCGCGGGAAGTCCAACTACACCTGCATCCTCAACGGCGAGACGGACACGCCCGTCGACCGGGCGCCGTGCGCCAGACAGAAGGGGTTCGACTGCACCGTCCGCCACCGCTGTCCGTACTTCTCGGACCGCGCCATCGCCTCCAACCGCCAAATCGCGGCGATGACGCTCGCGTACTTCATGCAGACCGCCGGCTCCGACGTGTTCCGGCAGCGAGACGTCGTAGTAATCGACGAGGCGCACGGCCTCGCGGAGTGGGCGGAGATGTACGCGACCATCGACCTGAACCCCCGCACGGTCCCCGTCTGGGACGACGTGGGGGTTCCGGACGTGACCGCCGCGGACGACCCCCTCGAACGGACGGTGCGGTTCGCGGAGGCCCTCGTACAGGTGTGTTCGGACGCCAAGGACGAACTCCTGAGGAGGTCCGAACTCACGCCGGAGGAGGCCGCGCGCCGCGACCGGTTGCAGGAACTCATCTCCGAGTTGAAGTGGTTCGTCCAGGACTACCGCGACCCGGAGAGTCCGACGACGTGGGTGGTCGACCAGTTCGGCGGCGAGGGCGAACCCCTCACCGTGAAACCGCTGGACCCCGCGCGCTACCTGAAGCACACCGTCTGGGACCGCGGGAACAGACACGCCCTGCTGTCGGCGACCATCCTGAACAAGGAGGCGTTCTGCCGGAGCGTCGGTCTCGACCCCTCGAACGTCGCCCTCGTCGACGTCGAGCACACCTTCCCCGTCGAGAACCGGCCGCTGTACGACGTGACGCAGGGGAAGATGACGTACGAGCACCGCGACGAGACCCTGCCGAAGATAGCGCGACTGCTCGTCCGACTGATGGCGAAACACCCCGACGAGAAGGGCCTCGTCCACTGTCACTCCTACGCCATCCAATCGGAGCTTCGAAAACGGCTCGCGCAGTTGGGCCTCGGCAACCGCGTCCGCGGCCACGACAGGGAGAACCGCGACGCGGAGTTGGAGACGTGGAAGGCCTCCACGGGGGCGGACGTGTTCCTCTCGGTGAAGATGGAGGAGGCGCTCGATTTGAACGGCGACCTGTGTCGCTGGCAGGTCGTCTGCAAGGCGCCGTACCTCAACACGAACGACTCGCGCGTCGCCCACCGCCTCGACGAGGGGCAGTGGGCGTGGTACCGCCGCGCGGCGCTCCGGACGGTGATTCAGGCCTGCGGGCGCGTCGTCCGCGCGCCCGACGACTACGGCGCGACGTACCTCGCTGACTCCTCGCTGCTCCAACTGTTCGACCGGACGCGCTCGGAGATGCCCGCGTGGTTCGCCGAACAGGTCGACCGGATGTCGACGCCCGACCTGCCCGAGTTCGACCAGGAGGCCGCCGGCGGGCGCGGACGCGGCGGGTCCGGCGGGGTGTCGCGGGCGGGGTCGACGTCGAGCGCTCGGCGCTCCCGTTCCTCGTCGCGGTCCGACTCCGGGTCCGGCGGGGCGACCGGGTCGGGCGGCGGCGCCCGGACGAACCCGTCCGACGGTGGGGAGGGCGGGAACGCAGGCAACG
- a CDS encoding DUF7561 family protein yields the protein MTKEPCDGCGQPVRIGGGIGDFWSFSTESTQGITLELEDGGEFFLCYDCIDRLPEDRAATTEDVRAL from the coding sequence GTGACGAAAGAACCGTGCGACGGCTGCGGTCAGCCCGTTCGCATCGGCGGCGGCATCGGCGACTTCTGGTCGTTTTCGACCGAGTCGACGCAGGGCATCACGCTCGAACTCGAAGACGGCGGCGAGTTCTTCCTCTGTTACGACTGCATCGACCGCCTGCCGGAAGACCGCGCGGCGACGACCGAGGACGTCCGGGCGCTGTGA